Proteins encoded by one window of Acetivibrio thermocellus ATCC 27405:
- a CDS encoding type I polyketide synthase, whose translation MKNYFYPEERIAIVGMGALLPDANNVDSFWNNILSKKVSIKELPESILNPDIYYDRDAFGKINKNDKTYTRMVAKVDVDDYPSLTRKFKIPPAVAEHMDPNQHVAIYCVDQALQSLANSNINRERTAVIMNIGAPGIRYNNIIRRTYYAKIEHYLRNNPKLNESLKKEELDEVLNGLSDMALAGTIPITEDSAPGMLQSITASRISNLFDFYGPAYTIDAACASSLAAVICGITGLLRKDYDVLITGGVDVTLDESPFVVFSAINALSPTGSYPFDSRANGFVIGLGGGVLILKRLEDALRDNDRIYALISGFGQGSDGKGKYIAAPNEEGQVRVLKSTLEMMGYPADTIEYIEAHGTGTSVGDVVEIKALKKAFDAMGVTKKNFCGISSVKSNIGHLRYAAGSPGLIKAAMAIYNKILPPTANIEKINPKLEIEDSPFYILTEKKPWRENPSHPRRANVSAYGFGGADYCLALEEFRPEFIRKTYAFSKPYEDAKNADNAQNALSVTQEVVMFSGSSIEEINEAYGLFVGENSENTDFGQAVFYNNSSVSAKKEYRLAICASSMDELKEKYGIFEQFVKEGKTENLQALNVKGIYFGKGEAVAPDKVAWMFPGQASQYPNMLKDIYESYPQVAALYMQADAYWKSKYGDKISSFVFGDDEEHLQTVLKDTKNTHPAMFLSNIAMFRLLSESGVRADYMIGHSLGEVTALYASGMLDLKSALRLIGERGFAFDGIPKEDRGMMMSIKADKPKVEELIKESGLKVYVANLNSPEQTVIGGREEQIERMAQILEQNKITYTKLNVSHAFHTELVANAAERYYEKIKDLSFDVPKAHVMACYKVDFYPGDRENMALLPSMLKEQVVSSVNFTESVLKLYEKGVRVFVEAGPSSVLTNLVKNILQGKDVKVIASNNKRKNAVDAYKQALAELFACGVDVTVLPSQKAPGHSENTVRVAEKAVEESSGFKAEIKIPVQANAEPSKPSGKESLVYSGVSAGLPGTFKKAFSDDNFDLLFEGKNLIERLTDDEAGSILDLNITRLLKTEAETTFKQLTSINEVIQLAGKLGKIDMLADYQIDEKALRQMTMTVCAGVAAGYEALKDAGIPLIRERIKTSGGSYLPGRLVLPEHMQDDTGVIFANGFFPIETWVDEVSKYIASKFARKTRNDLIDFYESVISKVSDYSVKKYLTDWFNLHYSRLMYNSGEEEIYKFNHEFLYSFSLQANNRLAQFIGAMGPNLFLNAACSSTITAVTVAEGLIRAGHARRMIVIGADNVTSKSILPWSAASFLSTGVLTTSSDLFEAAVPFDRRRSGMILGAGAVGLVIEKESDVAERGMNGICRILGTHAFNTAGHPARIDSNRFAVEFDKFMTRMEQEYGFARKDIAKRTVYYSHETFSPRKGGCACAEKTALESTFGDNFRDVKVINTKGMTGHTLGASIEEAVAAKALQYQKIPPVVNFKEPDPDLEGLNLSSGGSYSFDYVIRMVAGYGSQGNYHLLQKIAEGDRRILDEEAYQRWLDRITGSKGAKLAKCGRILVAEGAQKEIQAREIEAPTGEVPFSSGTAAVLDRKPDYAASFATPDSTHIDKNKIADNAIVDEILDIYSKITGYPKEMLDLNMEIEADLGIDTVKQATILSMISEKFNIPQEDSVKLSNYPTIGHVVNMVQSKYAKEDNISKGSTVPYAKSDVFPGNINVAGSEAGNVQEEVLKVISEITKYPVEMLDMNMEMEADLGIDTVKQATIFSILGEKFNLGDKNANISQYKTIGSIVDLVSQSAGKGLKETADLGGETYSSNVVNNIVNFEKPADQPQSGIQAGKFGSKNAKGLSGNNEKNIEEEVLEIISTITKYPAEMLEKDMEMEADLGIDTVKQATIFSLLSEKFDVGKNEKINISEYKTIGSIIELVKGSFKKEEPSFEDAKGEVAAVESIDDEDVNIQKDLCLQIPVFVEKEAKGEDFDLKDKKIWVMGDNDGQVRKVAQYFAELSAGVEEFVFEYKGDAAKLEKDVAEFINKNHKADAIVDCTHLRTDVDFEKLTEEEQEKMLFLSSEARFIFYKTLAQKVSMPEIRIVCAISMDGCHGYSPKEQIVADPFYSALSGLYKGLGKEWGKSTVRIVDLGPDKGRILENEDLSILAKELKNKCDDYEIGYHDGKRGVIKLKNLDRGSFKQMNIPENAHFVITGGGSGITSEITKGLSRKFKGKYTIIGRTELPDDSELIPDDETSANDIKLEIQKRLERTNKKVTPVMVQKEYDKLIKSNSIKKLLESIKEDGNSATYLACDVRNYEELKKALDKAVQENGPVHVLIHGAGVERSRLLSQKEREEFNDVFSVKAKGLCNLYRILDKKALKIAMAFSSISGRFGNGAQIDYCAANSFLSGFMAMLATKYKDIYSLSLAWSGWKDLGMAWRNEFVKTNSEEMGLHLIEPERGTNEFINILTGNIDSKEVVISRGLGVLDDNMVVGESLDDKPMIDWITKKNGRIEKVFKVVSVKRDAIFDHHRLGTVPLAPAVSFMELAAEAFSMISGEKTQFCFRNMNMDKPLKLFHEEPREVIALLDQKEGTDGVDVKLYTYLNSRFGISKLIGLNSMNVSGKLGEYRHLLDLMKIESEPMEQDFTGKALKDLLKRNPNSINLGTLFIDAIKENHIFRRNQNGAVFSMLLPEEELINEKYHLDKLLINPAFADSVFQICGVHSLYNSVDVYLPWQIEEFGVVKAPKERIRYKAYCALKHEDDEVKVYDVIMLDENNEVCYYAKSVKMRLIHS comes from the coding sequence ATGAAGAATTACTTTTATCCCGAAGAAAGAATAGCAATCGTCGGAATGGGAGCGTTGCTGCCGGATGCAAACAATGTCGATTCCTTCTGGAACAATATTCTCAGCAAAAAAGTTTCCATAAAAGAACTGCCGGAAAGCATTTTAAATCCGGATATATATTATGACCGCGATGCTTTTGGAAAAATCAACAAAAACGACAAAACTTACACCAGAATGGTAGCTAAAGTTGATGTGGATGATTACCCTTCGCTAACCAGAAAATTCAAAATCCCCCCTGCGGTGGCAGAACACATGGATCCAAACCAGCATGTGGCAATTTACTGTGTGGACCAGGCTTTGCAGTCCCTTGCAAACAGCAACATAAACAGGGAGCGTACGGCTGTCATAATGAATATCGGAGCTCCGGGAATCCGGTACAACAATATAATAAGGAGAACCTATTATGCAAAGATAGAGCATTACCTGCGTAACAACCCGAAATTGAATGAAAGCTTGAAAAAAGAGGAATTGGATGAGGTGCTCAATGGGCTTTCAGATATGGCCCTTGCAGGTACAATTCCAATTACCGAGGACAGTGCGCCGGGAATGCTTCAGAGTATTACGGCTTCAAGGATTTCCAATCTGTTTGACTTTTACGGTCCTGCCTATACCATTGATGCTGCATGCGCATCCAGTCTTGCAGCGGTTATATGCGGTATTACAGGGCTTTTGAGAAAGGATTATGACGTATTGATTACCGGCGGAGTGGATGTGACACTGGATGAAAGTCCCTTCGTGGTCTTTTCGGCAATAAACGCACTTTCGCCGACCGGCTCCTACCCCTTTGATTCCCGTGCAAACGGATTTGTAATCGGTCTTGGGGGAGGGGTGCTGATTTTAAAGAGGCTGGAAGACGCCCTGAGGGACAATGACAGAATATATGCGCTGATATCCGGTTTCGGCCAGGGAAGTGACGGAAAGGGCAAATATATTGCGGCTCCCAATGAAGAGGGACAGGTACGCGTTTTAAAAAGCACTCTGGAGATGATGGGCTATCCTGCGGATACCATTGAATATATAGAAGCCCATGGTACGGGAACAAGTGTGGGAGACGTTGTTGAGATAAAAGCATTGAAAAAGGCCTTTGACGCCATGGGAGTTACGAAGAAGAACTTCTGCGGAATAAGCTCCGTGAAATCGAATATAGGGCATTTAAGGTATGCGGCCGGAAGTCCGGGCCTTATCAAGGCTGCCATGGCCATATACAACAAAATTCTGCCGCCTACGGCAAACATTGAGAAAATCAATCCGAAGCTTGAGATTGAAGATTCACCTTTCTACATATTGACGGAGAAAAAACCGTGGAGGGAGAATCCTTCCCATCCGAGAAGAGCAAATGTCAGTGCTTATGGATTCGGTGGCGCAGATTACTGCCTTGCACTGGAAGAATTCAGACCCGAATTTATAAGAAAAACTTATGCCTTTTCAAAACCGTATGAGGATGCCAAAAATGCAGACAATGCACAAAATGCACTGTCTGTGACGCAGGAAGTTGTAATGTTCTCAGGATCTTCAATAGAAGAAATTAATGAGGCGTATGGATTGTTTGTTGGAGAAAACAGTGAAAACACGGATTTTGGACAAGCTGTGTTCTATAACAATTCATCAGTTTCGGCAAAGAAAGAGTACCGTCTGGCCATATGCGCATCCTCCATGGATGAGCTTAAGGAAAAGTACGGGATTTTTGAGCAATTTGTAAAAGAAGGGAAAACGGAGAATCTTCAGGCTCTTAATGTAAAAGGGATATATTTTGGAAAAGGAGAAGCGGTGGCACCCGACAAAGTGGCGTGGATGTTCCCGGGACAGGCTTCCCAGTATCCCAACATGTTGAAGGATATATATGAAAGCTATCCTCAGGTTGCGGCTCTTTACATGCAGGCTGATGCTTACTGGAAGTCAAAATACGGTGATAAGATTTCCTCGTTTGTTTTCGGAGATGATGAGGAACACCTTCAGACAGTGCTTAAAGATACGAAGAACACTCATCCTGCAATGTTTTTAAGCAATATTGCAATGTTCAGGCTCCTTTCCGAGTCGGGTGTGAGAGCTGATTACATGATAGGCCACAGCCTGGGTGAAGTAACGGCTCTTTATGCCAGCGGTATGCTGGACTTGAAATCAGCCCTTCGTTTGATAGGTGAAAGAGGGTTTGCCTTTGACGGTATTCCCAAAGAGGACCGCGGCATGATGATGAGCATAAAGGCGGACAAGCCCAAAGTGGAAGAGTTGATAAAAGAAAGCGGCCTTAAGGTGTATGTTGCAAACCTTAATTCACCTGAGCAGACCGTCATAGGCGGAAGAGAAGAGCAGATAGAGCGGATGGCGCAAATACTGGAGCAAAACAAGATTACATACACAAAACTGAATGTTTCCCATGCCTTCCATACGGAGCTGGTTGCAAATGCCGCAGAACGCTATTATGAAAAAATCAAAGATTTGTCTTTTGATGTACCGAAAGCCCATGTAATGGCATGCTACAAGGTGGATTTCTATCCTGGGGACAGGGAAAATATGGCTTTGCTTCCTTCCATGCTGAAAGAGCAGGTTGTTTCGTCCGTTAACTTTACGGAATCGGTGTTAAAGCTTTATGAAAAAGGTGTCAGAGTTTTTGTGGAAGCCGGACCTTCTTCGGTGCTTACAAACCTTGTAAAAAATATTCTTCAGGGGAAAGATGTAAAAGTTATTGCTTCCAACAATAAGAGGAAGAATGCCGTTGATGCATACAAACAGGCTTTGGCAGAGCTTTTCGCATGTGGTGTGGATGTTACGGTCCTGCCGTCACAAAAGGCTCCGGGACATTCTGAAAATACGGTAAGGGTGGCAGAGAAGGCGGTTGAGGAATCTTCCGGCTTTAAGGCTGAGATAAAGATTCCGGTTCAGGCAAATGCCGAGCCTTCGAAGCCTTCTGGGAAAGAAAGTCTTGTATACAGCGGCGTTTCGGCAGGTTTGCCCGGCACCTTTAAGAAAGCGTTTTCCGATGACAATTTTGATCTGCTTTTTGAAGGAAAGAACCTGATAGAGAGACTTACGGACGATGAGGCAGGCAGCATATTGGATTTAAATATTACAAGACTCTTAAAAACCGAAGCGGAAACAACTTTCAAGCAACTTACGTCGATTAATGAAGTTATACAGCTTGCTGGAAAATTGGGCAAAATTGACATGCTTGCTGATTATCAGATTGATGAAAAAGCATTAAGGCAAATGACCATGACGGTGTGCGCCGGAGTGGCGGCAGGATATGAGGCCCTCAAAGATGCTGGCATTCCGTTGATAAGGGAGAGGATAAAGACCTCCGGCGGTTCCTATTTGCCCGGAAGACTCGTGCTTCCCGAACACATGCAGGATGACACCGGAGTGATATTTGCCAATGGTTTCTTCCCGATTGAGACTTGGGTGGATGAAGTTTCAAAATATATTGCCAGCAAGTTTGCAAGAAAAACAAGAAATGATTTGATAGATTTCTATGAATCGGTTATTTCAAAAGTTAGTGATTACAGTGTGAAAAAATATCTGACCGATTGGTTTAACCTCCACTATTCAAGACTTATGTACAATAGTGGAGAAGAGGAAATATACAAATTCAATCATGAGTTCCTGTATAGTTTCAGCTTGCAGGCGAACAACAGACTTGCCCAATTTATCGGAGCAATGGGACCTAATTTGTTCTTAAATGCCGCATGCTCTTCAACAATTACCGCGGTAACTGTCGCAGAAGGCCTGATTCGGGCGGGACATGCGAGAAGAATGATTGTAATAGGAGCGGATAATGTTACATCCAAATCAATTCTTCCCTGGTCTGCTGCAAGCTTTTTGAGTACGGGTGTTCTCACTACTTCTTCCGACCTCTTTGAAGCTGCGGTGCCTTTTGACAGAAGAAGAAGCGGCATGATTTTGGGAGCAGGTGCCGTCGGGCTTGTCATTGAAAAAGAGTCGGATGTGGCTGAAAGGGGCATGAACGGTATTTGCCGCATTTTAGGCACCCACGCTTTTAATACGGCGGGACATCCGGCAAGGATTGACAGCAACAGATTTGCCGTTGAGTTTGACAAATTCATGACCAGAATGGAGCAAGAGTATGGATTTGCCAGAAAAGACATTGCAAAAAGAACGGTATACTATTCCCATGAAACGTTCTCTCCAAGGAAAGGCGGATGTGCATGTGCCGAGAAGACGGCGCTGGAAAGTACATTTGGTGACAATTTCAGAGATGTAAAAGTTATCAATACGAAGGGAATGACCGGACACACCCTGGGTGCTTCAATAGAAGAGGCTGTGGCTGCAAAAGCTTTGCAGTATCAGAAAATTCCTCCGGTTGTGAATTTCAAAGAACCTGATCCGGATCTTGAAGGATTGAATTTGTCTTCCGGGGGTTCCTACAGCTTTGACTATGTAATAAGAATGGTTGCGGGTTATGGTTCCCAGGGCAACTATCACCTTCTACAAAAAATTGCGGAAGGTGACAGGAGAATTTTGGACGAGGAAGCATATCAAAGATGGCTTGACAGAATTACGGGTTCAAAAGGCGCAAAGCTTGCAAAGTGTGGAAGAATTCTTGTGGCGGAAGGAGCACAGAAGGAAATTCAAGCTCGGGAGATTGAAGCGCCGACCGGTGAAGTGCCATTTAGCAGTGGTACTGCTGCCGTTTTGGACAGAAAACCGGATTATGCCGCAAGTTTCGCAACCCCGGATTCGACTCATATAGACAAGAACAAGATTGCGGATAACGCAATTGTGGATGAGATACTGGATATATACTCTAAAATAACCGGATATCCTAAAGAGATGCTGGATCTTAACATGGAAATTGAGGCTGATCTGGGTATTGATACGGTGAAACAGGCGACCATCCTTTCGATGATATCGGAAAAATTCAATATTCCACAGGAGGACAGTGTAAAGCTCTCAAACTATCCTACTATTGGTCATGTTGTGAACATGGTTCAGTCAAAGTATGCAAAAGAGGACAATATAAGCAAAGGCAGCACTGTACCTTATGCAAAAAGTGATGTTTTCCCGGGTAATATAAATGTTGCAGGCTCCGAGGCTGGAAATGTTCAGGAAGAAGTTTTGAAAGTTATTTCAGAGATTACGAAATATCCTGTGGAAATGCTTGACATGAATATGGAAATGGAAGCGGATTTGGGGATTGACACTGTTAAGCAGGCCACTATATTCTCCATCCTCGGCGAAAAATTTAACCTGGGGGATAAAAACGCAAACATATCCCAATACAAGACTATAGGCTCTATTGTCGACCTTGTAAGCCAAAGCGCAGGGAAAGGGTTGAAAGAAACTGCCGATTTAGGTGGCGAAACATACAGTTCAAATGTTGTCAATAATATTGTCAATTTTGAAAAACCGGCTGACCAACCTCAAAGCGGCATACAAGCAGGCAAGTTTGGAAGCAAAAATGCAAAGGGTCTGTCCGGAAATAATGAAAAGAACATTGAAGAAGAGGTTTTGGAAATAATCTCCACAATCACAAAATATCCTGCGGAAATGCTGGAAAAGGATATGGAAATGGAGGCGGACCTGGGCATAGATACGGTAAAACAGGCCACCATATTCTCTTTGCTGAGTGAAAAGTTTGATGTTGGCAAAAATGAAAAGATAAATATTTCGGAGTACAAAACCATAGGCAGCATTATCGAACTTGTAAAAGGCAGTTTCAAAAAAGAAGAACCTTCTTTCGAGGATGCCAAAGGTGAAGTGGCGGCTGTTGAAAGCATCGATGATGAAGACGTTAATATTCAAAAGGATCTTTGCCTTCAGATACCGGTTTTTGTGGAAAAAGAAGCAAAAGGCGAAGATTTTGACCTGAAGGATAAAAAGATTTGGGTTATGGGTGACAATGACGGACAGGTAAGGAAGGTGGCACAATATTTCGCAGAACTTTCGGCCGGTGTTGAAGAATTCGTGTTTGAATACAAGGGGGACGCAGCAAAGCTCGAAAAGGATGTGGCCGAGTTTATAAACAAAAACCATAAAGCTGATGCAATTGTGGATTGCACTCACCTGAGAACTGATGTTGACTTTGAAAAGCTTACCGAAGAAGAACAGGAGAAAATGCTGTTTTTAAGCAGTGAAGCAAGATTCATATTCTATAAAACGCTGGCACAAAAAGTAAGCATGCCTGAAATAAGAATTGTGTGTGCAATATCAATGGACGGCTGCCATGGTTATTCCCCAAAAGAACAGATTGTTGCAGACCCGTTCTACAGCGCTTTGTCCGGTCTTTACAAAGGACTTGGAAAAGAGTGGGGCAAGTCCACGGTCAGGATTGTGGATTTAGGGCCAGACAAGGGTAGGATATTGGAAAATGAGGATTTATCGATACTTGCGAAGGAACTTAAGAATAAATGCGATGATTATGAAATTGGATACCATGACGGAAAAAGGGGTGTAATAAAGCTTAAAAATCTCGACCGCGGAAGTTTTAAACAGATGAACATACCGGAAAATGCCCATTTTGTTATTACCGGCGGCGGAAGCGGAATTACTTCGGAAATCACAAAAGGGCTGTCCCGAAAATTTAAAGGAAAGTACACTATAATAGGAAGGACTGAGCTTCCGGATGATTCCGAATTAATTCCCGATGATGAAACTTCGGCAAACGATATAAAGCTTGAGATTCAAAAGAGACTGGAGAGAACCAACAAAAAGGTAACTCCGGTAATGGTGCAAAAGGAATATGACAAGCTAATCAAGTCCAATTCAATTAAAAAGCTTTTAGAGAGTATAAAAGAAGATGGAAACAGTGCAACATATTTGGCTTGCGATGTCAGAAATTATGAGGAACTTAAAAAGGCTTTGGATAAAGCTGTGCAGGAAAACGGGCCCGTCCATGTTCTTATCCATGGCGCCGGAGTGGAAAGAAGCAGGCTTTTGAGCCAGAAAGAAAGAGAAGAGTTTAATGATGTGTTTTCCGTAAAGGCGAAAGGACTTTGCAACCTCTACAGAATATTGGATAAAAAAGCACTGAAGATTGCGATGGCTTTCTCCTCCATATCCGGAAGATTCGGCAATGGAGCTCAAATTGACTACTGTGCCGCCAACAGCTTCTTAAGCGGCTTTATGGCAATGCTTGCGACAAAGTACAAAGATATATATTCTCTTAGCCTGGCATGGTCCGGATGGAAAGATTTGGGTATGGCCTGGAGAAATGAGTTTGTAAAAACAAACTCTGAGGAAATGGGTCTTCACCTTATTGAACCTGAAAGGGGAACCAATGAGTTTATCAATATCCTGACCGGAAATATTGATTCAAAGGAAGTTGTTATAAGCAGAGGACTCGGTGTCCTTGACGATAACATGGTGGTAGGCGAAAGCCTGGACGACAAGCCGATGATTGATTGGATAACAAAGAAAAACGGCAGGATTGAAAAGGTGTTCAAAGTTGTTTCAGTAAAAAGGGATGCCATTTTCGACCATCACAGGCTTGGAACGGTGCCTTTGGCTCCGGCGGTATCCTTCATGGAACTGGCGGCGGAAGCTTTCAGCATGATATCGGGAGAAAAGACACAGTTCTGCTTCAGGAACATGAATATGGACAAGCCTTTGAAGCTTTTCCATGAGGAGCCGAGAGAAGTTATTGCCTTGCTGGACCAAAAGGAAGGAACGGACGGTGTTGATGTGAAGCTGTACACTTACCTGAACTCCAGATTCGGTATTTCGAAACTTATAGGTTTAAACAGTATGAATGTCAGCGGCAAATTAGGGGAATACCGTCACCTTCTTGACTTGATGAAAATTGAAAGCGAACCCATGGAACAAGACTTTACTGGAAAAGCACTCAAAGACTTGTTGAAAAGGAACCCAAATTCCATCAATTTGGGAACCCTGTTCATTGATGCCATAAAGGAAAACCATATTTTCAGGAGAAACCAAAACGGCGCGGTATTTTCAATGCTTCTTCCGGAGGAGGAACTGATCAATGAAAAGTATCATCTGGATAAATTGCTGATAAATCCGGCTTTTGCTGATTCGGTTTTCCAGATTTGCGGGGTACATTCACTGTATAACAGTGTTGATGTATATCTGCCATGGCAGATTGAAGAGTTCGGTGTAGTGAAGGCTCCGAAGGAAAGAATCCGCTACAAGGCGTATTGTGCATTGAAACATGAGGATGATGAAGTAAAAGTATATGATGTTATTATGCTCGATGAAAACAATGAAGTATGCTATTATGCCAAGAGCGTAAAGATGAGGCTTATCCACTCATGA
- a CDS encoding 4'-phosphopantetheinyl transferase family protein, whose protein sequence is MITNMIAEGKDTLRLANLFLERYAAEHRVFYHIVDMREIARKIKVNEIDVLSVLSERELAHLKNLRNPKNRLQWISGRYAVKSAIFKYKAKERSIIDPRCLDVLKGADSAPFILQYSDMGVSITHAFPYCIGMVSDRAVGIDMEKIFLPEDALIKYFFSEREEKILKSFGNTDEYCVQSTILWTRKEALSKLFRLGMRMDFKKLDTLEDEVVFQETNRARLFSFICNNYCISLALPGFNKD, encoded by the coding sequence ATGATTACGAACATGATTGCGGAGGGGAAAGACACTTTAAGACTGGCAAATCTCTTTTTGGAAAGGTATGCGGCAGAACACAGGGTTTTCTATCATATTGTGGACATGCGTGAAATAGCCCGAAAAATAAAAGTGAATGAGATTGATGTTCTGTCGGTGCTGTCCGAAAGGGAGCTTGCTCATTTAAAAAATTTGAGGAATCCGAAAAACAGGCTGCAATGGATTTCGGGAAGATATGCGGTGAAATCGGCAATTTTCAAGTATAAAGCGAAAGAACGGAGCATAATTGACCCTCGTTGCCTGGATGTGCTCAAAGGGGCTGATTCGGCCCCTTTCATTCTCCAGTATTCTGACATGGGTGTATCAATAACCCATGCGTTTCCGTATTGTATCGGAATGGTTTCGGACAGGGCGGTGGGAATAGACATGGAAAAGATTTTTTTGCCCGAGGATGCATTGATAAAGTATTTCTTTTCCGAAAGAGAGGAAAAGATTCTAAAGAGTTTTGGAAATACTGATGAATATTGTGTGCAGAGTACAATTCTATGGACAAGAAAAGAGGCTTTGTCAAAACTTTTTCGTCTGGGAATGAGGATGGATTTTAAAAAGCTGGATACTTTGGAGGACGAGGTGGTTTTTCAGGAAACAAACAGGGCGCGTCTGTTTTCTTTTATATGCAATAATTACTGTATCTCTCTGGCATTGCCAGGTTTTAATAAAGATTAA
- the gap gene encoding type I glyceraldehyde-3-phosphate dehydrogenase, whose amino-acid sequence MAVKIGINGFGRIGRLVFRASLNNPNVEVVGINDPFIDLEYMQYMLKYDTVHGQFKGEISQDNGKLVVNGRKISVYGFTDPAEIPWSECGAEYIVESTGVFTTTEKASAHFKGGAKKVVISAPSADAPMFVMGVNHDKYTKDMNVVSNASCTTNCLAPLAKVIHENFGIVEGLMTTVHATTATQKTVDGPSKKDWRGGRAAAGNIIPSSTGAAKAVGKVIPELNGKLTGMAFRVPTLDVSVVDLTCRLEKPATYDEIKAAVKKASENELKGILGYTEDAVVSSDFIGDPRTSIFDAEAGISLNSNFVKLVAWYDNEWGYSNKVVDLIVHMASVDAK is encoded by the coding sequence ATGGCAGTAAAAATTGGTATCAACGGTTTTGGACGTATCGGTCGTCTTGTGTTCAGGGCCAGTCTCAACAACCCGAACGTTGAGGTTGTAGGTATAAACGACCCATTTATTGACCTTGAATACATGCAATATATGTTAAAGTATGATACAGTACATGGTCAGTTCAAAGGTGAAATTTCACAAGACAACGGAAAACTCGTTGTAAACGGCAGAAAAATAAGTGTTTATGGTTTCACTGATCCTGCTGAGATTCCGTGGAGCGAATGCGGTGCGGAATACATCGTTGAATCAACGGGTGTATTCACAACTACTGAAAAGGCTTCAGCTCACTTCAAGGGCGGTGCAAAGAAGGTAGTTATCAGTGCTCCTTCGGCAGATGCTCCGATGTTTGTTATGGGTGTAAACCATGATAAATACACAAAGGATATGAACGTTGTATCTAACGCTTCATGTACAACAAACTGCCTTGCTCCTCTGGCTAAAGTTATACATGAAAACTTCGGAATCGTAGAAGGCTTGATGACTACTGTACACGCTACAACTGCAACTCAAAAGACTGTTGACGGTCCTTCAAAGAAAGACTGGAGAGGCGGACGTGCAGCAGCAGGCAACATCATTCCTTCATCAACAGGAGCTGCAAAGGCAGTTGGAAAGGTTATCCCTGAATTGAACGGTAAGTTGACAGGTATGGCTTTCAGAGTTCCGACTCTTGACGTATCTGTTGTTGACTTGACTTGCCGTCTTGAAAAACCGGCTACTTATGATGAAATCAAAGCCGCTGTTAAGAAAGCTTCAGAAAATGAACTTAAGGGTATTTTGGGATACACTGAGGATGCGGTTGTTTCTTCAGACTTCATCGGCGATCCCCGCACTTCAATTTTCGATGCTGAAGCAGGTATTTCTCTCAACAGCAACTTTGTAAAACTTGTTGCCTGGTACGACAATGAATGGGGTTATTCAAACAAAGTTGTTGATTTGATAGTTCATATGGCTTCGGTTGATGCAAAATAA